In Schistocerca gregaria isolate iqSchGreg1 chromosome 9, iqSchGreg1.2, whole genome shotgun sequence, a single genomic region encodes these proteins:
- the LOC126291662 gene encoding uncharacterized protein LOC126291662 — protein sequence MAGMGDLSCEMLLSIFSFLPVPDLVRCAAVSEQWHGVVTGFTHLWKGKTYTTNRRPSESAETRAVLRVLPPLQHLIIELADEFAIEFAYPHMTLSVTDTGGIEEFPKLTCDFLLARGDIVSNILSSRSAVDLAALRKLQILRVPPGNVADPPVYRVEDVVRSALQQCPNLRGLFICEDRLSADCLDTVEGFARLQTLEIVCPGLDKLAFLRHCSDSLELLRLCCTGLPPQEYTELRRLGNLRRLGLHECQVTDGELRLVLEALGSLEALQLDRCGLVRDLSLLWRSNSLRQLRLTLPPVAGAPLELRDPRLQGLQRNPRMRVSVDADPVTLRLRNVNVNADGMPSALPLLHALGVDAGSLDQVATLRRCPQLRHLCLNFLVGADEPQQSAVWVHIKLTSSP from the exons ATGGCTGGGATGGGCGACTTATCGTGCGAGATGCTACTCTCCATCTTTTCCTTCCTGCCCGTCCCAGACTTGGTACGGTGCGCTGCTGTGTCCGAGCAGTGGCACGGAGTTGTGACGGGCTTCACACACCTGTGGAAGGGCAAGACGTACACCACCAACAGAAGACCGAGCGAGTCTGCAGAGACCCGTGCCGTCCTGCGCGTCCTGCCGCCGCTGCAGCACCTCATCATCGAGCTGGCTGACGAGTTTGCAATCGAGTTTGCCTACCCACACATGACGCTGTCAGTGACTGACACGGGAGGCATAGAGGAATTCCCGAAACTGACGTGTGACTTTTTGCTGGCGAGAGGAGACATCGTGAGTAACATCCTGTCCTCTCGGTCGGCTGTAGACTTAGCGGCACTACGAAAGCTGCAGATCCTGAGGGTGCCGCCAGGCAACGTAGCGGACCCTCCTGTCTACAGAGTGGAAGACGTGGTCAGGTCTGCTCTGCAGCAGTGCCCGAATCTCAGAGGGCTGTTCATCTGCGAAGACCGCCTGTCGGCGGACTGCCTCGACACAGTGGAGGGATTCGCCCGGTTGCAGACTCTTGAAATTGTCTGCCCTGGACTGGATAAACTGGCGTTCTTGCGGCACTGTTCAGATTCGCTGGAGTTGCTGCGTCTCT GTTGCACCGGTTTGCCGCCACAGGAGTACACGGAGCTGCGGCGGCTGGGGAACCTGCGGAGGCTGGGGCTGCACGAGTGCCAGGTGACGGATGGCGAGCTGCGGCTGGTCCTGGAGGCCCTCGGGTCGCTGGAGGCGCTCCAGCTGGACCGCTGCGGCCTGGTCCGCGACCTGTCGCTGCTGTGGCGCTCCAACAGCCTGCGCCAGCTGCGCCTGACGCTGCCGCCCGTGGCGGGCGCCCCTCTGGAGCTGAGGGACCCACGCCTGCAGGGGCTGCAGCGGAACCCGCGCATGCGCGTGTCGGTGGACGCCGACCCGGTGACGCTGCGCCTGCGCAACGTCAACGTGAACGCGGACGGGATGCCGAGCGCGCTGCCGCTGCTGCACGCCCTGGGCGTCGACGCCGGCAGCCTGGACCAGGTGGCCACCCTGCGGCGCTGCCCGCAGCTGCGCCACCTCTGCCTCAACTTCCTGGTCGGTGCCGACGAGCCCCAGCAGTCGGCCGTGTGGGTCCATATAAAGTTGACGAGTTCTCCGTAA